The Desmonostoc muscorum LEGE 12446 genome includes a region encoding these proteins:
- a CDS encoding caspase family protein, translating to MKRRTFLNRIGSILTVLGLTEAEWLTLGNRYYYALAQPSPRKLALLIGINQYPKITALSGCLTDVELQRELLIHRFGFQRSDILTLTEEQASREFIEAAFLDHLGKQTQPGDVVVFHFSGYGSRVKLETSPETMQNALVSANESQIAQDEKIVNYLLEETLLLLLRSLPTNQVTAVLDTSYDAPSSVMGLKIRALQESPEAKLIAEELDFLQQLKTQKSLSTPVVLTATSNPKQSAREALFSGFSAGLFTYALTQYLWETTPATKIQVALSHVENSLSKMGSKQQPELLSTQKNQYADTLHVTSLVPDSNIGAEGVVRAIEEDGKTVQLWLAGLPPQVLLYYGVNSRFTLATTEQLVLRSRSGLTAKAQIAKIEGATEVQVGQLVQEAVRVLPKNINLIIGLDTRLERIERVDATSGFAATAHVSTVVAGEQPADYIFGKLQQTSSRYGLFTLEGELIPNTAGEVGEAVKVAVLRLAPKLSTLLAAKLWRLTQNEGSSGLAIKASLEIISGTSSQVLTQRQTLRTLTWEKSLSTDAMNRVSTKSPQTRLIASLPTPTVPIGSRMQYRLENQSDRPVYLILLGLKNNQTAIAFYSWETPLEPNTTDTKPLFREVVIAPGETLTLPQTNAGSEWVIPAPAFFSEQQLIFSIAPFSATLAVLNTTKYPTPDQQPIAPLLKSLDVVQALLQDLHNASAIKAEMNGTAADSYILDVNNWASFSFNFQVV from the coding sequence ATGAAACGGCGCACGTTTTTAAACAGAATTGGCTCAATACTCACCGTATTGGGACTAACTGAAGCAGAGTGGTTGACTTTGGGAAATCGCTATTACTATGCTTTGGCACAACCCAGTCCGCGCAAGTTGGCATTGTTAATCGGTATTAACCAATACCCCAAAATTACCGCCCTCAGTGGTTGTCTCACGGATGTCGAACTTCAAAGAGAACTTTTGATTCATCGCTTTGGCTTCCAAAGGTCAGATATTCTCACCTTGACTGAGGAACAAGCCAGCAGGGAATTCATTGAGGCGGCTTTTTTAGACCATCTGGGCAAGCAAACTCAACCTGGTGATGTGGTTGTATTCCACTTTAGCGGCTACGGCAGCCGTGTCAAATTGGAAACATCGCCGGAGACAATGCAAAATGCTCTGGTGTCAGCTAATGAAAGTCAGATTGCACAAGATGAAAAAATAGTCAATTATTTATTAGAAGAAACTTTACTATTATTATTGCGATCGCTCCCTACTAACCAAGTCACAGCAGTATTAGATACTAGCTATGATGCGCCTAGTTCAGTCATGGGTTTAAAAATTCGTGCCCTCCAGGAGTCACCAGAAGCCAAGCTCATAGCAGAGGAACTCGATTTTCTCCAACAGCTGAAAACTCAAAAATCCCTCAGCACTCCTGTTGTGTTAACAGCTACCTCAAATCCCAAGCAGTCAGCGAGGGAAGCGCTGTTTTCTGGTTTTAGTGCCGGGTTATTTACCTACGCCTTGACCCAGTATTTATGGGAAACTACCCCAGCGACCAAAATTCAAGTCGCCCTTTCTCATGTGGAAAATTCTCTGTCTAAAATGGGTAGCAAACAGCAACCAGAGTTATTAAGTACACAGAAAAATCAATATGCAGACACCTTACATGTAACGTCTCTAGTCCCAGACAGTAACATTGGTGCAGAGGGCGTGGTGAGAGCCATTGAAGAAGATGGCAAAACAGTGCAGCTGTGGTTGGCAGGATTACCTCCCCAAGTGCTGCTATACTACGGAGTTAATTCTCGATTCACTCTAGCAACAACAGAGCAATTAGTATTGCGATCGCGCAGTGGGTTAACAGCAAAAGCCCAAATTGCCAAAATTGAAGGTGCAACTGAGGTGCAAGTCGGGCAACTTGTCCAAGAAGCAGTCCGCGTTTTACCAAAAAATATTAACTTAATAATTGGTCTGGATACTCGACTGGAAAGAATTGAACGAGTAGATGCCACAAGTGGCTTTGCCGCTACTGCCCATGTGTCCACCGTAGTCGCAGGGGAACAACCAGCGGATTATATATTTGGTAAACTCCAGCAAACATCTAGTCGCTATGGATTATTTACTCTTGAAGGCGAATTAATTCCCAACACCGCAGGCGAAGTTGGCGAAGCTGTAAAAGTGGCAGTACTACGGTTGGCACCAAAATTATCTACCTTGCTAGCAGCCAAGTTATGGCGACTCACACAAAATGAAGGTTCTTCGGGCCTAGCAATCAAAGCAAGCCTAGAGATAATTAGTGGCACATCATCTCAGGTGTTAACGCAACGCCAAACACTGCGAACTCTCACTTGGGAAAAATCACTCTCCACAGACGCGATGAATCGCGTCTCTACCAAATCGCCACAGACGAGATTAATTGCGTCTCTACCCACTCCTACTGTGCCTATTGGTAGTCGAATGCAGTATCGTTTGGAAAATCAAAGCGATCGCCCAGTATATTTAATCTTGCTAGGATTAAAAAATAATCAGACAGCAATTGCCTTCTACTCTTGGGAAACTCCCCTAGAACCAAACACTACAGACACCAAGCCCCTGTTTCGGGAAGTTGTCATCGCCCCAGGTGAAACCCTCACCTTACCCCAAACAAATGCTGGTTCTGAATGGGTAATTCCAGCGCCAGCCTTCTTTTCGGAACAACAACTAATTTTTAGTATTGCCCCCTTCAGTGCAACTCTCGCAGTCTTGAACACTACAAAGTATCCCACACCCGACCAGCAACCAATTGCCCCATTGTTGAAATCGTTAGATGTTGTCCAAGCCTTGCTACAAGATTTACATAACGCCAGCGCCATCAAAGCCGAGATGAACGGTACAGCAGCCGACTCATATATTTTGGATGTGAATAATTGGGCAAGTTTTAGCTTTAATTTTCAGGTTGTGTAA
- a CDS encoding tetratricopeptide repeat protein translates to MQQWLHASNVRLIGVTATGGYGKSALVAKLCETVAAGFPQQLWVSFSDAYPFDVWGRWLLDKLEKPAPEKPEDLLVAVCHCLQTEKYLLVLDNLETLLQDDGQWRDEVYAQFWVRWFGSRSEEALEHYQQALQFYRDIGDRLGEANVLQEFGKLQENPTIALDYLQQA, encoded by the coding sequence TTGCAGCAATGGTTACATGCAAGCAACGTGCGTTTGATTGGTGTGACGGCTACGGGTGGTTATGGAAAGTCGGCGTTGGTTGCTAAATTATGTGAAACTGTAGCCGCAGGTTTTCCCCAACAGCTTTGGGTAAGTTTTAGTGATGCGTATCCTTTTGATGTTTGGGGACGCTGGCTGTTGGATAAGTTGGAGAAACCAGCACCGGAAAAACCAGAAGATTTATTAGTTGCGGTTTGTCATTGTTTGCAAACAGAAAAATATTTGCTGGTTTTGGATAACCTAGAAACTTTGCTGCAAGATGATGGACAATGGCGGGATGAAGTTTATGCTCAATTTTGGGTGCGTTGGTTCGGTTCTCGCAGTGAAGAAGCTTTAGAACACTACCAACAAGCTTTGCAATTCTACCGCGATATCGGCGATCGCTTGGGGGAAGCCAACGTTCTGCAAGAATTCGGTAAGTTACAAGAAAACCCGACAATAGCACTTGACTATCTCCAGCAAGCGTAA
- the sat gene encoding sulfate adenylyltransferase, whose protein sequence is MSHHPDAIAPHGGQLVNRIATPEQREEFLSKADFLPRVQLDDRAVSDLEMIAIGGFSPLTGFMNQEDYDRTVTEMRLANGFVWSIPITLSVAEEVASPLKEGGLIRLDNPAGRFIGVLQLTQKYHYDKTREAINVYRTDDANHPGVQVLYNQGSVHLAGDIWLLQRESHPQFPTYQIDPAASRQIFRENGWKTIVGFQTRNPIHRAHEYIQKCALETVDALFLHPLVGATKDDDIAADVRMRCYEILLEHYYPSDRVILAINPAAMRYAGPREAIFHALVRKNYGCTHFIVGRDHAGVGDYYGTYDAQYIFDEFEPSELGIVPMKFEHAFYCTRTKQMATTKTSPSKPEERVHLSGTKVREMLRRGELPPPEFSRPEVAAELARAMRIQVSV, encoded by the coding sequence TTGAGTCACCATCCAGATGCCATTGCACCGCACGGTGGACAGTTGGTTAACCGTATCGCCACACCAGAACAAAGAGAGGAATTTCTCTCAAAAGCTGATTTTTTGCCGCGAGTGCAACTTGACGATCGCGCCGTTTCTGATTTAGAAATGATAGCGATCGGTGGTTTTAGTCCACTCACGGGTTTTATGAACCAAGAAGACTACGATCGCACTGTCACAGAAATGCGACTAGCTAATGGTTTTGTGTGGTCAATACCAATTACACTGTCGGTAGCCGAAGAAGTAGCTTCCCCTCTCAAAGAAGGCGGCTTGATTCGTCTAGATAACCCCGCAGGGCGGTTTATTGGAGTTTTGCAACTCACCCAAAAATATCACTACGACAAAACCCGCGAGGCAATTAATGTCTACCGCACTGATGATGCAAATCATCCTGGTGTGCAGGTACTCTATAACCAAGGTTCAGTACATCTGGCTGGTGATATCTGGCTATTGCAACGCGAATCCCATCCCCAGTTTCCCACTTACCAAATAGATCCAGCAGCTTCACGGCAAATCTTTCGTGAAAATGGCTGGAAAACCATTGTCGGTTTCCAAACTCGCAACCCCATCCACCGCGCCCACGAATACATCCAAAAGTGCGCCTTAGAAACAGTAGATGCTCTATTTTTGCATCCATTGGTCGGGGCAACTAAAGATGATGATATTGCCGCCGACGTGCGGATGCGCTGCTATGAAATTTTGCTGGAACATTACTACCCAAGCGATCGCGTGATTTTGGCAATTAATCCCGCCGCAATGCGTTATGCTGGTCCTCGTGAAGCAATATTCCATGCTTTAGTCCGCAAAAACTACGGCTGTACTCACTTTATCGTGGGACGGGATCACGCAGGCGTTGGTGACTATTATGGCACTTATGATGCTCAATACATCTTTGACGAATTTGAGCCAAGTGAATTAGGCATCGTGCCCATGAAATTTGAACACGCTTTCTACTGTACTCGTACCAAGCAGATGGCGACGACTAAAACCAGTCCCAGCAAGCCAGAAGAACGCGTTCACCTATCGGGAACCAAAGTCAGGGAAATGCTGCGACGCGGTGAGTTACCTCCACCAGAATTTTCCCGCCCGGAAGTAGCCGCAGAATTGGCGCGGGCAATGCGGATACAAGTGTCGGTTTAG
- a CDS encoding 4Fe-4S single cluster domain-containing protein, translating into METKPTDPSLALTEIPSGYLNIMGYVDESEVNGPGCRAVIWVQGCPRECPGCFNPDSWSFEANQLVAVDTLAENILCNPRNTGVTFSGGEPFWQAPTLASLARKIKAAGLNVMSFTGFTLKQLQSESAPPGSQELLEQLDILIDGPFVQSLAINSPTSPVSSSNQRIHIFNAALSDQITWASDQIEVHILKDGSRIVTGYRGGLELM; encoded by the coding sequence ATGGAAACTAAGCCAACTGACCCATCACTAGCACTCACGGAAATTCCCTCTGGCTATCTCAATATTATGGGTTACGTTGATGAGTCAGAAGTCAATGGGCCTGGTTGTCGTGCAGTCATCTGGGTGCAAGGTTGTCCGCGTGAGTGTCCTGGCTGCTTTAATCCTGACTCCTGGTCATTTGAGGCTAACCAACTTGTTGCTGTTGATACCCTTGCCGAGAACATTCTCTGTAACCCTCGGAACACGGGTGTAACGTTCTCTGGTGGAGAACCCTTTTGGCAAGCCCCGACGCTAGCATCTTTAGCTCGTAAGATAAAAGCTGCTGGATTAAATGTCATGTCTTTTACTGGGTTCACCCTGAAGCAACTACAGTCTGAATCTGCGCCCCCAGGTTCCCAAGAATTGTTAGAACAACTCGATATCTTAATTGACGGACCTTTCGTACAATCTCTGGCAATTAATTCTCCCACCTCTCCAGTTTCTTCTAGCAACCAACGAATTCATATATTTAACGCTGCCCTCTCTGACCAAATTACCTGGGCTAGCGACCAAATCGAAGTCCACATTCTCAAGGATGGTAGCCGCATTGTCACTGGCTATCGAGGTGGACTGGAGTTGATGTAG